GCAATCACCAGAAGCCTCTTGTGGCCATTAAAAGTCAGTAGTTcaactcactttttttttttttttttttttttttttttagaaactgagTGGTTCTCAAAGTCTCAAGTCCGCATATGCACTCACACCAAGGGGCCCTTATAAACATCACTCCAACTGTCAATATTTCATCCTTTGCCGTGTTCCTTGCCGCTCTTGCAAGCATCACCGCCGGCACACGTCGAAAACGACCTGTAAACAAATGACATTTACGCACAGGTGTTGTTGCATGTTTAAATGTTGTCGGGATGGGGAACGGCATGGGTAATTTAGGACCGCGTAATAGAAATTGTGCGTGGGTGCACATACGATAGCGCTGCTTTGTACTGTTGCCCTGACTGCTGATGCCCCGCCTCTAATGGAAGCCTTAAACCTGGCACCAAGCTAAAACAAACGAAAGTCAGCTTCGAGCTCCCACTCAAACCAATTAAGGCGGAATCCAGTGCGCACTCATACGTTTCCATCCCGCTGAAGCGACGGTGAAACAAGAGGAACACAGGAGCTGTCCAAAAAAGAAGGAGAGATTGCCTTGCCTTCTAATTTCTCTCTTTCCAACACAGAACAATGTCGATGAGCCCCAAGCATACGACTCCTTTTTCTGTATCCGATATCTTAAGTCCTCTTGAGGAGAGCTACAAAAAAGTGAGTATGGAGGGGAACAACTTGGGGGCTCCTCTTGCCTCGTACAGACAACCCCAAGTCACGCAAGCGGCGATGCAGCAGCACCACATGGGCCACAATGGAACAGTGCCCGCTGCCTACCACATGACTGCAGCTGGAGTTTCCCAGCTGTCACATACAGCCATGGGGGGCTACTGTAACGGGAATTTGGGCAACATGAGCGACCTGCCGGCCTATCAAGACGGCATGAGAGGCACCACGACGGCCACCAGTTGGTACGGAACGAATCCTGACCCACGCTTCTCCACAAGTACGTGAGATTGACGCTACAATTCAAATTGTATTTAGAAGGATTAGATTACTTTGAAATGTTCGTAAAATACTATTAAGATGTGTAAGATCTTGGGGTTACGAGGATTAAATCTGTCATCCACAAATTTTTGGCTGTAGCTCTTCGTTCGTTAAGTATGCTTTCAAGTTAACTTTCAAGAATCTGGCACACACTATGTAACATGAGTGTACACAGCCCTTTTCATGAGAGTCAGGTGTTTGATATATAACCAAAACTACTCTATCAATTAACAGGGTTTCAACCGCAGTCCCAATGTTTGTCCAAAACACGCGAATTGAGACCATTTTTGTGCATGCGTAAATGTGCGCAATCGCCATATTGGCTCATCTTGTTTTCTGGTTGAACTTGGATTTTTTTTGTAAGCATTACTAGTATTTAAATATTAGCAGTTTTTGTATTGATGTAGTGAAATCGCAAAGCTAAATAGCTTTCTTCTCTTTGCAGTCTCTCGTTTCATGGGCTCCTCGTCCGGTATGAATATGAGCAGCATGGGCACTCTAAGTTCATTGGCGGATGTTGGTAAAGGGATGGGTCCGTTTACCAGCACACCTCGAAGGAAAAGACGAGTACTCTTCTCCCAAGCGCAGGTGTACGAGCTTGAGCGACGATTCAAGCAGCAGAAGTATCTCTCCGCGCCGGAGAGGGAGCATCTGGCGAGTATGATTCATTTGACTCCAACTCAAGTTAAAATATGGTTTCAAAACCACCGATATAAAATGAAAAGGCAGGCCAAGGACAAAGTCTCCCAGCAGCAACTGCAACAAGACAGTGGCTCCTGTCAGCAGCAGCAGTCTCCACGGCGGGTGGCTGTGCCAGTTTTGGTGAAAGACGGAAAGCCATGCCAAGGCAGCAGCCATACTCCCAACACTGGTGTACAAAACCACCATCACCAGGGGGGGAATGTCATGATTATGTCCAATAACAGTTCTTCAATGGGTCAGCATCAAAGTCAGCAGATAGGCATTGCTGGAGAGTCTCCAGATCTGGGTCAACACGCTGCGAGCCCCCCATCTCTCCAAACCCAGGTACCCGGCCTGTCCCACCTGAACTCCTCCGGTTCTGAGTATGGAGCTGCCTTGCCCTGCTCCGCTCTGCTTTATGGCAGGACATGGTGACACCGGAACagacaataacacaataataacaacccaataacaaaataacacatgGATCCAGATAATCTGTATACTTCTGTGTACTGTATTGAAAAAGACGAGTGAAAGAGTTTTGACCGTTCGAACAGTGGTTGCGCACTGAATGCATTTGTCTCCTTTTTGGACGGAGACGTGAAAAGGCTGCAAGCAACACGAGGATTGCCAAATGACAAAGGTATCAAATCTTTTATTATGAGGATGAGCGGCAAACCTCTTTAAGAAGATGGAATTATTTATATACACTAGATTTTAAAAGGAGactgttaaaaaaaacacttaaatcacAAATGTTCTGTGGTTCTGTTGGATTAAAAAATGTCCCGTTCAACAATGAAGACGACTCCCATATAGCAAATAGAATGTTCCTTTTGATTTCTTATAGATTTCACTGTACTGCATAGCTTGTATATTTCTGTAAAGGTTTGGACTGAATACATAGCTTTTAGCGATATTGTACACAATTTTTTTATCGATTTTAAGGGTCACGTTTTTCAGTTCCATTGTTATTTGTACGTTTAATTTTCTTGTATCTTATATAGATATTTGACTTAAGCGCAGTCATCCAgtcatattaataaattataataataacatcaaTCATTTTAAGTACACGTGTATTTTAAATTTGGGTGTAAGAATCAATTGCTCGACGGTTCTACACACTCAGAAAAAAGGTTCCAACTGAACCTTTTCTGTCGCTGGGGTGGTACCCTCAATAAGGGGACATTTTTGCCACTTGAGTACAAAGTTGTACCTATAAGGAACAGTTGTTCATCtttacacaatatacaaatataccTTAAAGATACACAATAGTACTTTTAAGTTGCACAATAGTTCCTTATAGGTACAATTACAGTATTTACCCAATACCAGTTAAAAACTAACTAAAGCAACAAATTGGTTCCCTATAGGGTACCACCCCAGCTACAAAAATGTACCGTTTGGAACCTTGTTTTCAGTAGCACTTGACCAATTTAACATTTCTTAAAGTGAAAGAGTTTAAAAGccaacaaacttaaaaaaaaaaaaaaaaaaattctaataaataaaataaactttgtaAACATTCTCAATacgcactggatgttttttttttttttttttatatgtaatttCACAATGTTTGCATTCGACCATTTCTGGATATCACCTGACAGGTTTGTGGAGCAGGTTTTCAGAAGCACGGGCCTCacgtaaacataaacacacagtataaatatctaaaagtataaataaaagtatttagAAAAAACACAGCGTGTGAAAGGTGCAAATAGTTAGCCTATGTAGTTTTCAGTGCTCAACACCTGGAGTCACACTATAGAAAATAGTGGTTTGAAAGATATTTTTTCTTGCGTTTTAATGGCgtctaaatgttttaataattgaTACACACACAGACGGATCCCTTTCCGTCAAAGGATAGCACATGCTTTGTGCGggtgcaattatttaaaatgtgattatTGCTGTGCTCAATAATACTATtgacacatacaacaactgataTTACAGATATTATTTTCCACCCTAGTCAATTGCAATTAGTCAATATTGTATGAGTAATCTTGTATGATTTTCTCCTAAACCAAGGCTTTGCAGAGATTTCTTTCAGGAGCGTGTTCTTTTGTAGGTGAGAGAATGAGTCAGTGTAGGTGAGGTCTCCTCTCCTTTAGAAAAACTCACATCAAACAAACGCTCCTAAAAGCTGGCCTATCAATCACATcgctgtacaaacaacagtattcTCCGACATATCTTTGCAAGACGAAATAAACGCACTTATCAGAACGCCGTCCATCAATACCGTGTTTGTGAAGATCAGAGGTAAAATCGAATGTCACCCCGATGTTTACGTATTGATAAAGTTCGTAAACATCAGAGGGCGTGAGGTTAGActgactgcgtagtctgctggaatATTTGAAAGTGCGCGTTGCGAATGAGAGAGAAGAAACGTAGTCCAAAAAAAAGAGACAATTTTAACAAATgttgacaaagaaaaaaaaacattttgagagaAAATAAAGAGCATATTGAGCAAGTCCAAACAGCTGACTAACTTTCGCtttttcgttctttctttctttctttctttcttttctttctttctttctttctttttatcctTATTTCTCACTTTATTGGTTTCTGAGCTGGGCTAGACATTTGTGAGGAATATACGTGATCGAATGGCTTGTCCCCCCAAACAAGCATTGTGCAAATGGTTATTGTTTATGTGAACCATATATTTGACTTTTAATTTCAATTATAAAATTCACTAGTTTCAactatgttgttgttgttatatttcGGATTTTACCCACcccttgattaaa
The Xyrauchen texanus isolate HMW12.3.18 chromosome 22, RBS_HiC_50CHRs, whole genome shotgun sequence DNA segment above includes these coding regions:
- the LOC127662843 gene encoding thyroid transcription factor 1-like, whose protein sequence is MSMSPKHTTPFSVSDILSPLEESYKKVSMEGNNLGAPLASYRQPQVTQAAMQQHHMGHNGTVPAAYHMTAAGVSQLSHTAMGGYCNGNLGNMSDLPAYQDGMRGTTTATSWYGTNPDPRFSTISRFMGSSSGMNMSSMGTLSSLADVGKGMGPFTSTPRRKRRVLFSQAQVYELERRFKQQKYLSAPEREHLASMIHLTPTQVKIWFQNHRYKMKRQAKDKVSQQQLQQDSGSCQQQQSPRRVAVPVLVKDGKPCQGSSHTPNTGVQNHHHQGGNVMIMSNNSSSMGQHQSQQIGIAGESPDLGQHAASPPSLQTQVPGLSHLNSSGSEYGAALPCSALLYGRTW